In the genome of Candidatus Stygibacter australis, one region contains:
- the murC gene encoding UDP-N-acetylmuramate--L-alanine ligase, giving the protein MFGKMRKIHFVGIGGIGMSGIAELLSNQGFIISGSDLRESSVTEHLRTKNIRINIGHDPQNIWDADVVVKSSAVVDENPEIASAIHRKIPVIRRAEMLAEIMRMSYGVCIAGTHGKTSTTSMVGTVFEAAGLDPTVIVGGIVKNYGSNNLLGSGKYIIAEADEFDRSFLSLYPCIAGITNIDADHLDCYKDIDNIKSAFTEFANKVPFFGSVICCLDDKGVQSVIPDIKKNIFTYGFSAQATLRAINIEMSNFETSYTAILDNQNLGQIHLKVPGKHNVLNSLLAVSVGLELQIPFSAIQTGLAGYNGVFRRFEYKGNVNDITLYDDYCHHPTEIIATLNAIKENTDRRIVAVFQPHLYSRTRDFYNEFGRSFFQSDILLVAPIFPAREKPIPGISGKMIADAAIQSGHRHVHYIESNDEIVKSMKSHCQPGDIIVTMGAGNIYQYGEEFLRNVPE; this is encoded by the coding sequence ATGTTTGGAAAAATGAGGAAAATACATTTTGTTGGTATTGGTGGTATTGGCATGAGTGGAATTGCCGAGTTATTAAGCAATCAGGGTTTCATTATTTCTGGTTCAGATCTGCGGGAATCATCAGTAACTGAACATCTGAGAACTAAGAATATCAGAATAAATATTGGTCATGATCCTCAGAATATCTGGGATGCTGACGTTGTTGTGAAATCTTCTGCAGTAGTGGACGAAAATCCTGAAATTGCCTCTGCGATCCACAGAAAAATTCCTGTGATACGAAGAGCAGAAATGCTGGCAGAGATCATGAGAATGAGCTATGGTGTGTGCATTGCTGGAACGCATGGTAAAACCAGTACTACAAGTATGGTGGGTACAGTATTTGAAGCTGCAGGACTTGATCCCACCGTAATCGTGGGTGGAATAGTAAAAAATTATGGTTCTAATAATCTCCTGGGTTCAGGAAAATATATTATAGCTGAAGCAGACGAATTTGACAGATCATTTCTCTCTCTATATCCATGTATTGCGGGAATCACAAATATTGATGCAGATCATCTTGATTGCTACAAAGATATCGACAATATCAAGTCAGCATTTACAGAATTTGCAAATAAGGTTCCTTTTTTTGGTTCAGTAATCTGTTGTCTGGATGATAAAGGTGTACAATCTGTAATTCCAGATATCAAAAAGAATATTTTTACCTATGGATTTTCAGCTCAGGCAACATTACGGGCAATTAATATTGAAATGTCTAACTTTGAAACAAGTTATACTGCAATACTTGATAATCAGAATCTTGGACAGATCCATCTGAAAGTGCCTGGAAAGCACAATGTTCTAAATTCATTACTCGCTGTGAGCGTAGGATTGGAATTGCAGATACCCTTTTCGGCAATTCAGACAGGTCTGGCTGGATACAATGGTGTTTTCCGCAGATTTGAGTACAAAGGCAATGTAAATGACATCACACTTTATGATGATTACTGCCATCACCCGACTGAGATCATTGCAACATTAAATGCTATAAAAGAAAATACTGACAGACGGATAGTTGCCGTTTTTCAACCTCATCTCTATAGTCGCACCCGGGATTTTTATAATGAATTTGGCAGATCTTTTTTTCAGTCTGATATTCTGCTGGTAGCCCCAATATTTCCCGCCAGAGAAAAACCCATTCCAGGCATAAGCGGAAAAATGATCGCCGATGCTGCTATTCAATCCGGTCATCGTCATGTACATTACATTGAAAGTAATGATGAGATAGTAAAAAGTATGAAATCACATTGCCAGCCTGGAGATATTATAGTCACAATGGGTGCAGGGAATATCTATCAGTACGGTGAAGAGTTCCTAAGAAATGTCCCTGAATAA
- the murB gene encoding UDP-N-acetylmuramate dehydrogenase: MSLNKIKAHTVDLSKWSHIRIGAPYHDFYLPENQVQLIELLNNARGKDKSLLFLAGGSNILFGNTSRYIIISDAFLPCFWKREGKNIIVSGNYNISRLLMEMSRLDLGGMEFLAGIPAHISGLVKMNAGAFGTQISDFIKYIKLINAEGEIKKISGSDLDFSYRHSDISGFITEICLSPESKPQIKILNDIKAKINDRRAHQPLNMPNLGSIFKNPLDASAGYLLDKAGFKGKSLGDAAFSSLHANIMVNLGKADFSDALQLIDNASEAVLRTFHIELELEIKVVN; this comes from the coding sequence ATGTCCCTGAATAAAATTAAAGCCCACACTGTTGATCTTTCTAAATGGTCACATATTAGGATTGGTGCTCCATATCATGATTTTTATCTGCCAGAAAATCAGGTGCAATTAATTGAACTTCTGAATAATGCCAGGGGAAAAGACAAATCTTTGCTGTTTCTGGCGGGTGGATCAAATATTTTATTTGGAAACACCAGTAGATATATTATTATAAGCGATGCCTTCCTACCCTGTTTCTGGAAACGGGAAGGTAAAAACATAATCGTGTCAGGAAATTATAATATCTCCAGATTGCTGATGGAGATGTCTCGCCTTGATCTTGGTGGTATGGAATTTTTAGCAGGTATTCCTGCACATATATCTGGACTGGTTAAGATGAATGCTGGGGCTTTTGGCACTCAAATCAGTGATTTTATAAAATATATCAAGTTAATTAACGCAGAAGGTGAAATTAAGAAAATATCAGGCTCAGATTTAGATTTTTCTTACAGGCACTCTGATATTTCTGGTTTTATCACTGAAATATGTCTATCTCCTGAATCAAAGCCACAAATTAAAATTCTTAATGATATTAAAGCAAAAATCAATGATCGGAGAGCACATCAACCTTTGAATATGCCTAACCTTGGCTCCATCTTTAAGAATCCTCTGGATGCCAGCGCAGGATACCTTTTAGATAAGGCTGGATTTAAAGGGAAATCGTTAGGTGATGCTGCTTTTTCTTCCCTGCATGCAAATATTATGGTTAATCTTGGTAAGGCAGATTTTTCTGATGCCCTGCAATTAATAGATAATGCCAGTGAAGCAGTTTTGAGAACTTTCCATATTGAGCTTGAACTGGAAATCAAGGTAGTGAACTAA
- a CDS encoding FtsQ-type POTRA domain-containing protein yields the protein MRKRRGNTRYFAWFLTIIGGSYLAFRLILLLLYSLNIFLIKDLSFTGQMAMATDNLKQAGDDLIGRNLFRVSQEEVKDIYSSFSRIKDLSISRKLFNKLQINIVERKPVFQVLTRDGKILIVDDESVILSLSESSQPENPTIISVQAVSDTLEPGKSLKDPFLAEMLKMYPDIKEAEPDFFDFISEIYVKDNDLYLVESRQGYRIILPREDLLQNIIDYMDIKNTYSFDNKTIIDMTIENNYRVSKRED from the coding sequence ATGAGGAAGCGCAGAGGAAATACACGTTACTTTGCCTGGTTCCTGACCATTATAGGAGGCTCATATCTTGCCTTCAGGCTGATATTACTGCTACTTTACAGTCTTAACATATTCCTGATAAAAGATCTCTCATTTACTGGTCAAATGGCTATGGCTACAGATAATCTCAAGCAGGCAGGTGATGATCTTATAGGCAGAAATCTGTTTAGAGTCAGTCAGGAAGAAGTAAAAGATATTTATTCCTCATTTTCTCGAATTAAAGATTTGAGTATATCAAGAAAGCTATTTAACAAATTACAGATTAATATTGTTGAAAGAAAACCGGTTTTTCAGGTTCTTACTCGTGATGGGAAGATTTTGATTGTTGATGATGAATCAGTAATACTTTCATTATCAGAATCTTCCCAACCAGAGAATCCCACGATCATTTCAGTACAAGCTGTATCTGATACTTTGGAACCTGGTAAGAGCCTGAAAGATCCATTTCTTGCAGAAATGCTGAAAATGTATCCAGATATCAAGGAAGCGGAACCTGATTTCTTTGATTTTATTTCGGAAATATATGTAAAGGACAATGATTTGTATTTGGTAGAAAGCAGGCAGGGCTATAGAATTATTCTTCCCAGGGAAGATCTGCTGCAAAATATTATCGATTACATGGATATAAAAAATACCTATTCTTTTGATAATAAAACAATTATTGATATGACAATCGAAAATAACTATCGGGTTAGCAAACGGGAGGATTAG
- the ftsA gene encoding cell division protein FtsA, whose amino-acid sequence MRQKNKDIITVVDIGTTKVCTVIAEKKLNDKNEVFFLVKGFGLTTSEGMVKSAVVEMNKAASSIDRSIKEAEKMAQLKAVNIYVGIAGDHIKSGNFKGEITIPVDAQDGKKKITKKHIDLVITDAKKSAGYQPDFANLKIIHAIPHYFNTDNGKGIPNPLGLEASRLFAKVHIIFANEANVNNLLSCFEISGYNVKPQNTVLEPIASSYAVLNEDQKELGAIMIDIGGGTTDIAIYFRNSIRFSAVFPFGGSELTRRLSGDILASLSVTEDLKISAGQATVEGIDPNEEIEFLDITGNQIKYKKTEFAENISKEMTALIRKIYNHINRSIAIESLKAGIYLTGGAANLEGLDELIFNMTKMHCTICKPDLSKFQGRTSLLEKPEFSTTVGIFLYVHDNYIKNGFDVEFDKDRISFFKRALKFIQSWFV is encoded by the coding sequence GTGAGGCAGAAAAATAAAGATATTATCACCGTAGTAGATATTGGAACAACAAAAGTGTGCACAGTAATAGCAGAAAAAAAGCTAAATGATAAAAATGAAGTTTTCTTTCTAGTTAAAGGATTTGGACTTACTACCTCTGAAGGTATGGTAAAAAGTGCAGTTGTAGAAATGAATAAGGCTGCTTCCTCGATTGACAGATCTATTAAAGAAGCAGAGAAAATGGCTCAGCTTAAAGCAGTAAATATTTATGTCGGTATTGCAGGAGATCATATTAAAAGTGGGAATTTTAAAGGCGAAATCACCATCCCTGTCGACGCTCAGGATGGCAAAAAGAAGATTACCAAGAAACACATTGATCTTGTGATTACGGATGCAAAAAAATCAGCAGGCTATCAACCTGATTTTGCAAATCTTAAAATCATACATGCTATACCTCACTATTTTAATACTGACAATGGCAAAGGTATCCCTAATCCCTTAGGTTTGGAAGCTTCACGCTTATTTGCCAAAGTCCATATTATTTTTGCCAATGAAGCCAATGTGAATAACTTACTTAGCTGCTTTGAAATTTCTGGCTATAATGTAAAACCTCAAAACACTGTTCTGGAGCCAATTGCTTCTTCATATGCAGTTCTGAATGAAGATCAGAAAGAATTAGGAGCAATTATGATCGATATTGGAGGTGGGACCACTGATATTGCGATCTATTTCCGAAATAGTATCAGATTTTCAGCAGTATTCCCTTTTGGTGGGTCAGAATTGACTCGAAGACTGTCAGGAGATATATTAGCCTCTCTCAGTGTTACAGAGGATTTAAAAATTTCTGCTGGACAGGCAACAGTTGAGGGCATTGATCCTAATGAAGAGATTGAGTTCCTTGATATCACAGGTAATCAAATAAAATACAAAAAAACAGAATTCGCAGAGAATATCTCCAAAGAGATGACAGCTCTGATTCGCAAAATATATAATCATATTAATAGATCTATAGCTATAGAAAGTTTAAAAGCAGGTATTTATCTTACTGGTGGTGCTGCAAACTTAGAAGGATTAGATGAATTGATCTTCAATATGACAAAAATGCATTGCACAATTTGTAAACCTGATCTATCTAAATTTCAGGGAAGAACTTCTTTACTTGAAAAACCTGAATTTTCCACTACTGTGGGGATTTTCCTTTACGTGCATGATAACTATATAAAAAATGGGTTTGATGTTGAATTTGATAAAGATAGAATTAGTTTCTTTAAGAGGGCATTAAAGTTTATTCAAAGCTGGTTTGTGTAA